Proteins from a single region of Mycoplasmopsis edwardii:
- a CDS encoding ECF transporter S component — MKKIAKKIIKINFQEINLLPKWTIKKMVFVAILIAISVSFAVVVVQIMPLAIIPSFKISFIGLPIKITGFIFGPAIGVFVGLISDLLSILFIPPAGYHPLYTVAAAINGLVSGIFGVYFTHVLKTAFSPEYKIQRIVQKISILGVKYNAAKMNQNYKLADKYALAIIKLDNKKAYIKENESIRTLKNINVIVSLVILTLVLGIISIIIYYSPQEILDRSFISDKRILLPLMSLGTISMMFFVSIGRFKFKSKTFLALAPIVSFSAVLELVNLPVLSYADLYSIGGGEKSDIFIWITQHVILSPVKIWFNVFVIYFSYSIVYKLINKNNALSYK; from the coding sequence ATGAAAAAGATAGCTAAAAAGATAATAAAAATTAATTTTCAAGAGATAAATTTATTGCCAAAATGAACCATTAAAAAGATGGTTTTTGTTGCCATATTAATAGCGATTTCAGTAAGTTTTGCTGTTGTTGTTGTACAAATTATGCCTTTAGCTATTATTCCTTCATTTAAGATTTCATTTATTGGATTGCCAATCAAAATTACAGGGTTTATTTTTGGACCAGCTATTGGGGTTTTTGTTGGTTTGATAAGTGATTTACTTTCGATTTTATTTATTCCCCCTGCTGGATATCATCCACTATATACTGTAGCTGCAGCTATTAACGGACTAGTATCCGGAATTTTCGGGGTTTATTTTACCCATGTCTTAAAAACAGCATTTAGTCCTGAATATAAAATTCAAAGAATAGTTCAAAAAATTTCAATTCTTGGAGTTAAGTATAATGCAGCAAAAATGAATCAAAATTATAAACTTGCAGATAAGTATGCATTAGCCATTATTAAACTTGACAACAAAAAAGCATACATTAAAGAAAATGAAAGCATAAGAACACTTAAAAATATCAATGTTATTGTTTCTTTAGTTATCTTAACTTTAGTTCTTGGTATTATTTCAATCATAATTTATTATAGTCCACAAGAAATTTTAGACAGATCATTTATTTCGGATAAAAGAATTTTACTTCCGCTTATGAGTTTAGGAACTATTTCGATGATGTTCTTTGTTTCGATCGGTAGGTTTAAATTTAAATCAAAAACTTTCTTAGCGCTTGCGCCAATAGTTTCATTTAGTGCAGTGCTTGAATTAGTTAATTTACCAGTTCTTTCATATGCAGATTTATATTCAATTGGTGGTGGTGAAAAATCTGATATTTTCATTTGAATTACTCAACATGTAATCTTAAGCCCAGTTAAAATTTGGTTTAATGTTTTTGTTATTTATTTCTCTTATTCAATTGTTTATAAATTAATAAACAAAAATAATGCTCTTTCTTACAAATAA